Proteins from one Deinococcus sp. AB2017081 genomic window:
- a CDS encoding chromosome partitioning protein has translation MRSGPVHDDIELRQVLRHLRPAAVGIALATILTTAGTYAAQRGQPRVYESVASVMSVTGARDAADLDITASAPPVTPTAVDEVLHSAALVSDIIGRLPASGLPAEQADALAGTLRAELRTREFRHLLVRARVDQQQRGVYGIVARADRAETAQALAGAAARSLLAWDAQRARYRYVVARQALENQIARTSTLLPDSEPGGAREQLIRTVWQLKLLEVTATGTLTLVARPVTPDGPIAPRPTRDAALAGLLTLLGTSAAALLVQAVRRRVRSAADLDRLGLPVLGDLPLTGPLPDLVLRSHRGPLHDAVGFLRVQLLPLLARAPLPVLVICGTRAGQGTSAVVATLAANLGDSGLRILIVDARGSASRQRHLWPLHVAPWVPLPGAAVNPAYGVATTLSGACHDPQVAQVARVGGRIDLLPADTDDSPTGPPPGVHHPAFADLLRQWSAAYDAVLIDAPPLLDCPDALAAAPGTAGVLLVADLGVARSPDLEWALTVADAAGVPVLGGVLTRQRGGRVTATAHRLDSGADRPQPALHPERR, from the coding sequence ATGCGCTCCGGCCCGGTGCACGACGACATCGAACTGCGGCAGGTGTTGCGGCACCTGCGACCGGCGGCCGTGGGCATCGCGCTGGCGACCATCCTGACCACGGCCGGCACGTATGCCGCCCAGCGCGGGCAGCCCCGCGTGTACGAGTCCGTGGCGAGCGTGATGTCCGTGACCGGGGCGCGGGACGCGGCGGATCTGGACATCACGGCCAGTGCGCCGCCCGTCACACCGACCGCCGTCGACGAGGTGCTGCACAGCGCCGCCCTGGTCAGCGACATCATCGGCCGGCTGCCGGCATCGGGTCTGCCGGCGGAGCAGGCAGACGCGCTGGCGGGCACCCTGCGGGCCGAACTGCGCACCCGCGAGTTCCGGCACCTGCTGGTCAGGGCGCGCGTGGATCAGCAGCAGCGCGGCGTGTACGGCATCGTGGCGCGGGCCGACCGTGCGGAGACCGCGCAGGCCCTGGCCGGGGCCGCCGCCCGCTCGCTGCTCGCGTGGGATGCCCAGCGCGCCCGGTACCGTTACGTGGTCGCCCGCCAGGCGCTGGAGAACCAGATCGCCCGGACCAGCACGCTGCTGCCCGACTCGGAACCCGGCGGTGCCCGCGAACAGCTGATCCGCACCGTGTGGCAGCTGAAGCTGCTGGAGGTCACGGCCACCGGCACCCTAACCCTGGTGGCGCGGCCGGTCACGCCGGATGGCCCCATCGCGCCGCGCCCCACCCGGGACGCCGCGCTGGCCGGGCTGCTGACCCTGCTGGGTACGTCGGCCGCCGCGCTGCTGGTGCAGGCCGTGCGCCGCCGCGTGCGCAGTGCGGCGGATCTGGATCGCCTGGGGCTGCCGGTGCTGGGCGACCTGCCCCTGACCGGCCCACTGCCGGATCTGGTGCTCCGCAGCCACCGTGGCCCCCTGCACGACGCTGTGGGCTTCCTGCGCGTACAGCTCCTGCCGCTGCTGGCACGGGCGCCGCTGCCGGTGCTGGTCATCTGCGGTACCCGCGCCGGCCAGGGCACCAGCGCCGTGGTCGCCACGCTGGCCGCGAACCTGGGCGACAGCGGCCTGCGCATCCTGATCGTCGACGCGCGGGGCTCCGCGAGTCGACAGCGGCACCTGTGGCCGCTGCACGTGGCGCCGTGGGTACCGCTGCCCGGTGCCGCGGTCAACCCGGCGTACGGCGTCGCCACCACGCTCAGCGGCGCGTGTCATGACCCGCAGGTCGCGCAGGTGGCCCGCGTGGGTGGACGGATCGATCTGCTGCCCGCCGACACCGACGACTCGCCCACTGGCCCGCCGCCCGGCGTCCACCACCCGGCCTTCGCAGACCTGCTGCGCCAGTGGAGCGCCGCCTACGACGCCGTCCTCATCGATGCTCCCCCACTGCTGGACTGCCCGGACGCCCTGGCGGCCGCTCCGGGCACGGCAGGCGTGCTGCTGGTCGCGGATCTGGGCGTCGCCCGCAGTCCGGATCTTGAATGGGCGCTCACTGTGGCCGATGCGGCGGGCGTGCCGGTGCTGGGCGGCGTCCTGACCCGTCAGCGCGGCGGGCGGGTCACGGCCACAGCGCACCGTCTCGACTCCGGCGCAGACCGACCACAGCCCGCCCTGCACCCCGAACGGCGCTGA
- a CDS encoding glycosyltransferase family 4 protein — protein sequence MNIAFVITRGDSIGGAHIHVRDLALHLIRLGHRATVIVGGHGEYTRELERAGVPYRSLELLTREIRPRQELRALLELRGVLRDLRPDLVSTHSSKAGLLGRVAARSLGLPVLFTAHGWAFTDGVPERERRLYLHAERATAPLAARIITVSGYDRQLALRLRVASARRMVAIHNGMPLRPDLAPAQPEAGPPTLVMVARFQEQKDHTTLLRALSGLTDLPWTLDLIGDGPLLESTRALATSLGLAGRVRFLGSRRDVAEQLQRAQVFVLATHWEGFPRSILEAMRAGLPVVASDVGGVRESVQDGVTGRVVPPADVDALRGALSDVIRSPDLRRSMGEHGRARFLAAFTFEHMVTRTLDIYREVLGTRAPAAVADPGEAAPG from the coding sequence ATGAACATCGCCTTCGTCATCACGCGGGGGGACTCGATCGGGGGAGCGCATATCCACGTGCGCGACCTGGCCCTGCACCTGATCCGTCTGGGCCACCGCGCCACGGTCATCGTCGGCGGACACGGCGAGTACACCCGCGAACTGGAGCGGGCCGGGGTGCCGTACCGCAGCCTGGAACTGCTGACCCGCGAGATCCGGCCGCGCCAGGAACTGCGGGCGCTGCTGGAACTGCGCGGCGTGCTGCGGGACCTGCGGCCGGATCTGGTGTCCACGCATTCCTCGAAGGCGGGGCTGCTGGGCCGTGTCGCGGCGCGGTCGCTGGGCCTGCCGGTGCTCTTCACCGCCCACGGCTGGGCCTTCACGGACGGCGTGCCCGAGCGCGAGCGGCGGCTGTACCTGCACGCCGAACGCGCGACCGCGCCGCTGGCCGCGCGGATCATCACGGTCTCGGGCTACGACCGGCAGCTCGCCCTGCGCCTGCGCGTGGCGTCGGCGCGGCGCATGGTCGCCATCCACAACGGCATGCCGCTGCGACCGGATCTGGCTCCCGCGCAGCCCGAGGCCGGGCCGCCCACGCTGGTCATGGTCGCCCGCTTCCAGGAGCAGAAAGATCACACCACGCTGCTGCGGGCGCTCTCTGGCCTGACAGACCTGCCGTGGACCCTCGACCTGATCGGAGACGGCCCGCTGCTGGAGTCCACCCGGGCCCTGGCGACCTCGCTGGGCCTGGCGGGGCGGGTCCGCTTCCTGGGATCGCGCCGCGACGTGGCCGAGCAGCTCCAGCGTGCCCAGGTGTTCGTGCTCGCCACCCACTGGGAGGGCTTTCCGCGCTCGATCCTGGAAGCGATGCGGGCGGGGCTGCCGGTCGTGGCGTCGGACGTGGGCGGCGTGAGGGAGTCCGTGCAGGACGGCGTGACCGGCCGGGTGGTGCCGCCTGCCGACGTGGACGCCCTGCGCGGGGCACTGTCTGACGTGATCCGCTCGCCCGACCTGCGCCGCTCCATGGGCGAGCACGGCCGCGCCCGCTTCCTGGCTGCTTTCACCTTCGAGCACATGGTCACGCGCACGCTGGACATCTACCGCGAGGTGCTGGGCACCCGCGCCCCCGCCGCCGTGGCCGACCCAGGGGAGGCCGCACCCGGCTGA
- a CDS encoding glycosyltransferase: protein MKLLYVVTGTNLAGAEMQVLQLARGMRGRGHDVQILSLAPEGPVAALARDAGVPVHALGVRGPAGLLRAVSGVARHSADVRPDVLHSHLIHANLVARVGRALRPVPVLISTGHSVREGGRWSLPAYRVTDRLSDLTTNVSARAVEQYRARKAVPPDKLRCVPNGLDLAAFDMAAGDRPADRMDGTFRFIAVGRFEEAKDYPTMLDAFAQVVAAAPHARLDIVGEGRGLEAARARVAALTLGNAVTFLGARHDVPALLRGADAYLMSSAWEGLPMVLLEAGAARLPVVATDVGSVADAVQDGRSGVLVPPGDPAALARAALHVLHLDAAPRRHMGDLGRAHVERHYGLESVLNEWEGIYRGLLARRAIRTRRWRKT, encoded by the coding sequence ATGAAGCTCCTGTACGTGGTGACTGGCACGAACCTCGCCGGGGCCGAGATGCAGGTGCTCCAGCTGGCACGCGGCATGCGCGGCCGGGGGCACGACGTGCAGATCCTGTCGCTGGCCCCGGAAGGCCCGGTCGCCGCCCTGGCGCGGGACGCGGGCGTGCCGGTGCACGCGCTCGGGGTGCGCGGCCCGGCGGGGCTGCTGCGGGCCGTGTCCGGCGTGGCCCGGCACAGCGCCGACGTTCGCCCGGACGTGCTGCACAGCCACTTGATCCATGCCAATCTGGTCGCCCGCGTGGGCCGGGCGCTGCGCCCGGTGCCCGTCCTGATCAGCACCGGCCACAGCGTCCGCGAGGGTGGGCGCTGGTCGCTGCCCGCCTACCGGGTGACCGACCGCCTGAGCGACCTGACGACCAACGTGAGCGCCCGCGCCGTCGAGCAGTACCGGGCCCGGAAGGCCGTCCCGCCGGACAAGCTGCGCTGCGTGCCGAACGGCCTGGATCTCGCGGCCTTCGACATGGCCGCCGGCGACCGCCCCGCCGACCGCATGGACGGCACCTTCCGCTTCATCGCGGTGGGCCGCTTCGAGGAGGCCAAGGACTACCCGACCATGCTGGACGCCTTCGCGCAGGTCGTGGCGGCAGCCCCGCACGCCCGGCTGGACATCGTCGGCGAGGGGCGCGGGCTGGAGGCGGCGCGGGCCAGGGTCGCCGCGCTGACCCTGGGCAACGCTGTCACCTTCCTGGGAGCCCGGCACGACGTGCCCGCCCTGCTGCGCGGCGCGGACGCCTATCTGATGTCCTCGGCGTGGGAGGGCCTGCCGATGGTGCTGCTGGAGGCCGGGGCCGCCCGGCTGCCGGTCGTGGCGACCGATGTCGGCTCGGTCGCGGACGCCGTGCAGGACGGCCGCAGCGGCGTGCTGGTGCCGCCCGGCGATCCGGCGGCGCTGGCCCGCGCCGCCCTGCACGTCCTGCATCTGGACGCCGCGCCGCGCCGGCACATGGGCGACCTGGGCCGGGCCCACGTGGAACGGCACTACGGTCTGGAGAGCGTGCTGAACGAGTGGGAGGGCATCTACCGTGGTCTGCTCGCCCGCCGGGCCATCCGGACGCGCCGCTGGAGGAAGACATGA
- a CDS encoding O-antigen ligase family protein, producing the protein MSSRARQWPGSTSSAAGHPSAALVLACVFLFCISWENAVVLPGLGTVGRLGGVLAVAAWGLHVLRRGRISRLSAGITALAVYLLYATATYFVRIDERSAFDTAITTLQLGVVSLLLWDVIHTREQLRLALGSLVAGATVSIVLTLAAFFGQYPTKFYDRYAGGNFDPNELGLILSLSVPLAWWVAREERRWPLRTALMLYPPAAFFALVLTGSRAALIAYAFALLYVLYDIFAGRHFGRRARAALLTGLAACAWGVSILAPAAIARLSTIGSELTSGTLNDRRDIWAAAWTVAGTAPLLGVGVGRLEEDLKPYFGEAIVAHNTLITVAVEGGVVGALLFSAFVALLLLNLRAVRGSLRLMWVACLTCLLVGTFTLTWNYRKLTWVLPALMLCSARLHRRESPVTGRPPPDTRGAP; encoded by the coding sequence GTGAGCAGCCGGGCCCGGCAGTGGCCGGGTTCCACGTCGTCGGCGGCTGGACACCCGTCGGCGGCACTGGTGCTGGCGTGTGTGTTCCTGTTCTGCATCTCGTGGGAAAACGCGGTGGTTCTGCCGGGACTGGGAACGGTGGGCCGCCTGGGCGGCGTGCTGGCCGTCGCGGCGTGGGGGCTGCACGTCCTGCGCCGGGGCCGGATCTCGCGGCTGTCGGCGGGGATCACCGCGCTGGCCGTGTACCTGCTGTATGCCACCGCCACGTATTTCGTGCGCATCGACGAGCGCTCGGCCTTCGACACGGCCATCACGACGCTGCAGCTGGGCGTGGTGTCTCTACTGCTGTGGGACGTGATCCACACCCGTGAGCAGCTGCGGCTGGCGCTGGGGTCGCTGGTCGCGGGCGCCACCGTGAGCATCGTGCTGACCCTGGCCGCGTTCTTCGGTCAGTACCCCACCAAGTTCTATGACCGCTACGCCGGGGGCAACTTCGACCCGAACGAGCTGGGCCTCATCCTGTCGCTGTCGGTGCCGCTGGCATGGTGGGTCGCGCGGGAGGAACGCCGCTGGCCGCTGCGCACTGCCCTAATGCTGTACCCCCCTGCCGCGTTCTTCGCCCTGGTGCTGACCGGTTCGCGGGCCGCGCTGATCGCCTACGCCTTCGCGCTGCTGTACGTGCTGTACGACATCTTCGCGGGCCGGCACTTCGGGCGGCGGGCGAGGGCAGCGCTGCTGACTGGCCTGGCCGCGTGCGCGTGGGGGGTGTCGATCCTGGCCCCCGCCGCCATCGCGCGGCTGAGTACCATCGGCAGCGAACTGACCAGCGGCACCCTGAACGACCGGAGGGACATCTGGGCAGCGGCGTGGACCGTGGCCGGCACCGCGCCGCTGCTGGGCGTGGGGGTGGGCCGCCTGGAGGAAGATCTGAAACCATATTTCGGAGAGGCCATCGTGGCCCACAACACGCTGATCACCGTGGCCGTCGAGGGCGGCGTGGTCGGGGCGCTGCTGTTCAGCGCCTTCGTGGCCCTGCTGCTGCTGAACCTGCGCGCGGTACGCGGCAGTCTGCGGCTGATGTGGGTGGCATGCCTCACCTGCCTGCTGGTGGGCACCTTCACGCTGACGTGGAACTACCGCAAGCTCACGTGGGTGCTCCCTGCCCTGATGCTGTGCTCGGCCCGGCTGCACCGCCGGGAGTCGCCGGTCACCGGCCGGCCACCGCCGGACACCCGGGGAGCGCCATGA
- a CDS encoding glycosyltransferase: MTAQVAAGRRLALFMPTLTPGGAERVMINLARGFAERGHTVDFVLAKAEGVYLDDVPPGVRLIDLDSPHRLQTMRSLPRLTAYLRRERPDALLAALNHANIVALAARRLAGVDTRVVVSIHNTISSEKARGANSRDRILPQLCALTYPAAQGIVAVSGGVADDFSEATGLDRGQLEVIYNPVITPELATQAAQPVEHPWFAPGQPPVILGAGRLEYQKNFPSLIRAFAQLRRERPARLVILGEGSEADALAALTRELGVDGDVWMPGHVKNPFAYMARSAVFALSSRYEGLPTVLIEALAVGAAVVSTDCPHGPAEIVARTGSGILVPVDDDDALERGLRTALQHPVRPAANLHEYGMDYPPERYLELML, translated from the coding sequence GTGACAGCGCAGGTGGCAGCGGGCCGCCGCCTGGCACTGTTCATGCCGACCCTCACCCCGGGCGGGGCCGAGCGCGTGATGATCAACCTTGCCCGCGGCTTTGCCGAGCGCGGCCACACCGTCGATTTCGTCCTGGCCAAGGCCGAGGGGGTGTACCTGGACGATGTGCCGCCCGGCGTGCGGCTGATCGACCTGGACAGTCCCCACCGGCTGCAGACCATGCGCAGCCTGCCGCGCCTGACCGCGTACCTGCGCCGTGAGCGGCCAGACGCCCTGCTGGCCGCGCTGAACCACGCGAACATCGTGGCGCTGGCGGCCCGGCGGCTGGCCGGCGTGGACACGCGGGTGGTCGTGTCGATCCACAACACCATCTCCAGCGAGAAGGCGCGCGGGGCGAACAGCCGCGACCGGATCCTGCCGCAGCTGTGTGCGCTGACCTACCCGGCTGCGCAGGGCATCGTGGCCGTGTCGGGCGGCGTGGCCGACGACTTCAGCGAGGCGACCGGCCTGGACAGAGGGCAGCTCGAGGTGATCTACAACCCGGTGATCACGCCGGAACTCGCCACGCAGGCCGCGCAGCCGGTCGAGCATCCGTGGTTCGCGCCGGGGCAGCCGCCGGTCATCCTGGGGGCGGGCCGCCTGGAATACCAGAAGAACTTTCCGTCCCTGATCCGGGCCTTCGCCCAGCTGCGCCGCGAGCGCCCCGCCCGCCTGGTCATCCTGGGCGAGGGCTCCGAGGCCGACGCCCTGGCCGCGCTGACCCGCGAGCTGGGCGTGGACGGCGACGTGTGGATGCCGGGACACGTGAAGAACCCCTTCGCGTACATGGCGCGCTCAGCGGTGTTCGCGCTGTCCTCTCGCTACGAGGGCCTGCCAACCGTGCTGATCGAGGCGCTGGCCGTGGGCGCCGCAGTGGTCTCGACCGACTGCCCGCACGGCCCGGCCGAGATCGTGGCCCGCACCGGCAGCGGCATTCTGGTGCCGGTCGATGACGACGACGCCCTCGAGCGCGGCCTCCGGACGGCGCTGCAGCACCCGGTGCGGCCCGCCGCGAACCTGCACGAGTACGGCATGGACTACCCGCCGGAGCGCTACCTGGAGCTGATGCTGTGA
- a CDS encoding lipopolysaccharide biosynthesis protein, whose protein sequence is MTLVRHSLIYVVARGVPGLLNFAALSVFSHLLDPAGYGQYALVIAISSLLNSVLFEWLHLGLLRYLPTGEERVPFLRTIIGGYALVVAATAVLGGVSLLVVDDATRPLVVLALVLTWGQVWFELTLELLRAQLKPLHYGLLALTRAVLSLGLGVLLVRAGLGSTGRLLGLLLGAALPGVLWSVWCWRGAARWDVNRETMRTLLSYGLPLTVTFAFGFILSTSDRLLLGALQGAAAAGIFSVGMDLAQQSLGLLMAIVNLAAYPLAVRALNERGEHAAREQLIHNGSLLLAVAVPATVGLAALAPQIARVALGADFQAAAAQLIPWVALSALLMGLKAYHLDLSFQLGQNTRQQIWIVLIAAAVNVGLNMLWIPRLGYMGCAYASAVAALVALLLSWFWGRQSFPVPVWFPNVPAVLLGSAALYGTELLLATGRGPLALLGQIVAGGAAYGAVYLAASSEDRVRVQTWWAGRSRAVRVRGTP, encoded by the coding sequence ATGACCCTGGTGAGACACAGCCTGATCTACGTCGTGGCGCGCGGTGTACCGGGTCTCCTGAATTTCGCGGCGCTGTCGGTCTTCAGTCATCTGCTCGACCCCGCCGGCTACGGCCAGTACGCGCTGGTGATCGCCATCTCCAGCCTGCTGAACTCGGTGCTGTTCGAGTGGCTCCATCTGGGCCTGCTGCGCTACCTGCCGACCGGCGAGGAGCGCGTGCCGTTCCTGCGCACCATCATCGGCGGCTACGCGCTGGTCGTCGCGGCCACCGCTGTGCTGGGCGGCGTCAGTCTGCTGGTCGTGGACGACGCGACGCGCCCGCTGGTGGTGCTGGCGCTGGTGCTCACGTGGGGGCAGGTGTGGTTCGAACTGACCCTGGAGCTGCTGCGTGCCCAGTTGAAACCCCTGCACTACGGCCTGCTGGCCCTGACCCGCGCCGTGCTGTCCCTGGGTCTGGGTGTGCTGCTGGTGCGCGCCGGCCTGGGCAGCACGGGGCGGCTGCTGGGGCTGCTGCTGGGCGCCGCGCTGCCGGGCGTGCTGTGGAGCGTGTGGTGCTGGCGCGGCGCGGCCCGCTGGGACGTGAACCGCGAGACCATGCGCACCCTGCTGAGCTACGGCCTGCCCCTCACCGTGACCTTCGCGTTCGGCTTCATCCTGAGCACCTCCGACCGCCTGCTGCTGGGGGCCCTCCAGGGAGCGGCGGCTGCCGGAATCTTCTCGGTCGGCATGGACCTCGCGCAGCAGTCGCTGGGACTGCTGATGGCCATCGTGAACCTCGCGGCGTACCCGCTGGCCGTGCGGGCCCTGAACGAACGCGGCGAACATGCGGCGCGGGAACAGCTGATCCACAACGGCTCGCTGCTGCTGGCCGTGGCCGTACCCGCCACCGTGGGGCTGGCCGCACTGGCCCCACAGATCGCGCGGGTGGCCCTGGGAGCGGACTTCCAGGCGGCGGCGGCGCAACTCATCCCGTGGGTGGCGCTCAGTGCGCTGCTCATGGGCCTCAAGGCCTACCACCTGGATCTGAGTTTCCAGCTGGGCCAGAACACCCGCCAGCAGATCTGGATCGTGCTGATCGCGGCCGCCGTGAACGTCGGCCTGAACATGCTGTGGATCCCGCGCCTGGGCTACATGGGCTGCGCGTATGCGTCTGCCGTGGCGGCCCTCGTGGCCCTGCTGCTCAGCTGGTTCTGGGGCCGGCAGTCGTTCCCGGTGCCGGTGTGGTTTCCGAACGTGCCGGCCGTGCTGCTGGGCAGCGCCGCGCTGTACGGCACCGAACTGCTGCTCGCCACCGGACGTGGGCCGCTGGCCCTGCTGGGTCAGATCGTGGCCGGCGGCGCCGCCTACGGCGCGGTCTATCTCGCCGCGAGCAGCGAGGACCGGGTTCGCGTGCAGACGTGGTGGGCCGGGCGCAGCCGGGCCGTGCGGGTCCGGGGGACGCCGTGA